One genomic segment of Streptomyces sp. RKND-216 includes these proteins:
- a CDS encoding S8 family peptidase: MAQQQGSPQGNSHRRTAGRRRKISVAVSAAVATAAVGTALALPATAAPPQGTVIGAQSEKAVAGSYIVTMNRSALSASSESGKDVVEEHGGKVKDTFTRVLDGYAVAMSGQEARELAADPAVDEVYANKKFTITGEQSNPPNWGLDRVDQKNLPLDDTYTYPDGGGEGVTAYVIDTGVRVSHQDFGGRAVDGYDAVEDDDVAQDGNGHGTHVASTIAGETHGVAKKATVVGVRVLNDQGSGTTAQVVAGIDWVAQNASGPSVANMSLGGPEDPVLDEAVQNAIDAGISFAVAAGNDASDAGSSSPARVPDAITVGATDDTDAQASFSNYGSVLDIYAPGVDITAAWNTGDDATNTISGTSMATPHVAGVAALYLAGNTGATPADVSTALTEGAVPDVVGSPGSGSPNLLLNVVE; encoded by the coding sequence ATGGCTCAGCAGCAGGGGTCCCCGCAGGGCAACTCGCACCGCCGGACGGCCGGCAGGCGCCGCAAGATCTCCGTCGCCGTCTCTGCCGCCGTGGCCACGGCGGCCGTCGGTACCGCCCTCGCCCTCCCCGCCACCGCCGCCCCGCCGCAGGGCACCGTCATCGGCGCGCAGTCGGAGAAGGCCGTCGCGGGCAGCTACATCGTCACGATGAACAGGTCCGCCCTCTCGGCGAGCTCCGAGAGCGGCAAGGACGTCGTCGAGGAGCACGGCGGCAAGGTGAAGGACACCTTCACCCGCGTCCTGGACGGCTACGCCGTCGCCATGTCGGGCCAGGAGGCCCGTGAACTCGCCGCCGACCCGGCCGTCGACGAGGTGTACGCGAACAAGAAGTTCACCATCACCGGCGAACAGAGCAACCCGCCGAACTGGGGCCTGGACCGGGTCGACCAGAAGAACCTCCCCCTGGACGACACCTACACCTACCCGGACGGCGGCGGCGAGGGCGTCACCGCGTACGTCATCGACACCGGCGTCCGCGTCTCCCACCAGGACTTCGGAGGCCGCGCCGTGGACGGCTACGACGCCGTCGAGGACGACGACGTCGCCCAGGACGGCAACGGCCACGGCACGCACGTCGCCAGCACCATCGCCGGCGAGACGCACGGTGTCGCGAAGAAGGCCACGGTCGTCGGCGTCCGGGTGCTGAACGACCAGGGTTCCGGCACCACCGCCCAGGTCGTGGCCGGCATCGACTGGGTCGCCCAGAACGCCTCCGGCCCGTCGGTCGCCAACATGTCGCTGGGCGGACCGGAGGACCCGGTCCTCGACGAGGCCGTGCAGAATGCCATCGACGCTGGCATCAGCTTCGCCGTCGCGGCGGGCAACGACGCCTCCGACGCGGGCTCCTCGTCGCCGGCCCGTGTCCCGGACGCCATCACCGTCGGCGCCACCGACGACACCGACGCCCAGGCGAGCTTCTCCAACTACGGCTCGGTGCTGGACATCTACGCACCCGGCGTGGACATCACGGCGGCCTGGAACACCGGCGACGACGCGACGAACACGATCTCCGGCACCTCCATGGCCACCCCGCACGTGGCGGGCGTCGCGGCGCTCTACCTCGCGGGCAACACCGGCGCCACACCGGCGGACGTGTCCACGGCCCTCACCGAGGGCGCGGTACCGGACGTCGTCGGCAGCCCCGGTTCGGGCTCCCCGAACCTGCTGCTCAACGTGGTGGAGTGA
- a CDS encoding helix-turn-helix transcriptional regulator: protein MLEALDLDPVQQQAYEALVDGAVTLPELRAALGPSGPRAREVLASLERLRLAERVAGARGESDRWLPVAPDVAFETLLTAREEQLQRARLHVQLLATRYRATTGARDPMDLVEVVIGRAAVIRAVDQLQRSARHEVRGIDRPPYANTGPDRTDPRTGMMPLQEETMRRGVGYRVIYDTAGLRGTETVGPFHSVDTDLAACAELGEDARVMSGTPTKLMLADDRCGVIPLRTTPYEVVSGVVVHPSGLLEALGGLFEVLWERAQPLHGDREGPDPDDARLLALLTTGLTDPVMARQLGVSHRTFQRRLRALMERVGAATRFQLGARATALGWLADTRGASTGDGVGAPCAAEADRAQVDIGE from the coding sequence ATGCTGGAGGCTCTCGATCTGGACCCCGTGCAGCAGCAGGCGTACGAGGCGCTGGTGGACGGCGCCGTCACCCTGCCCGAACTCCGCGCCGCCCTGGGGCCTTCCGGCCCTCGCGCCCGGGAGGTGCTGGCCTCTCTGGAACGGCTCCGGCTCGCCGAACGGGTCGCCGGTGCGCGCGGCGAGTCCGACCGCTGGCTGCCCGTCGCGCCGGACGTGGCCTTCGAGACACTGCTGACCGCGCGCGAGGAGCAGCTGCAGCGCGCCCGCCTGCACGTCCAGCTGCTCGCCACCCGCTACCGCGCCACGACCGGTGCCCGTGACCCCATGGACCTGGTGGAGGTGGTGATCGGGCGGGCCGCGGTGATCCGGGCCGTGGACCAGCTCCAGCGCAGCGCCCGCCACGAGGTGCGCGGCATCGACCGCCCGCCCTACGCCAACACCGGACCGGACCGGACCGATCCGCGGACCGGGATGATGCCGCTCCAGGAGGAGACGATGCGTCGCGGCGTCGGCTACCGCGTCATCTACGACACCGCTGGCCTGCGCGGCACGGAGACCGTCGGGCCGTTCCACAGCGTCGACACCGATCTCGCTGCCTGCGCCGAACTCGGCGAGGACGCCCGCGTCATGAGCGGGACCCCCACCAAGCTGATGCTCGCCGACGACCGGTGCGGCGTCATTCCGCTGCGCACCACGCCGTACGAGGTCGTCAGCGGTGTCGTGGTCCACCCGTCCGGACTGCTGGAGGCGCTGGGCGGGCTGTTCGAGGTGCTGTGGGAACGGGCGCAGCCGCTGCACGGCGACCGGGAGGGCCCGGATCCGGACGACGCCAGGCTGCTCGCCCTGTTGACGACCGGGCTCACCGACCCGGTGATGGCCCGGCAGCTCGGCGTCAGCCACCGCACGTTCCAGCGGCGGCTGCGGGCGCTCATGGAGCGGGTCGGTGCGGCCACGCGTTTCCAGCTCGGGGCCCGCGCCACGGCGCTCGGCTGGCTCGCCGACACGCGCGGGGCGTCGACCGGCGACGGAGTCGGCGCGCCGTGTGCGGCGGAAGCCGACCGCGCGCAGGTCGACATCGGAGAGTGA
- a CDS encoding endonuclease/exonuclease/phosphatase family protein, which translates to MARAFMTEAERTDGAGRGRFCRSFRGPWGGSSGDRGGWSAPGMWRRGVLLAAVALGLTALLLLHARVPNVIGNLGSLWETFLPWGGLLIPVLLVCAVVRRSATALVALLAPVVAWWSLFGGLVSDKTGSGGELTVVTHNVSAANPDPVAAADQLAASGADVLALQEIAGDRVPLYERELADAYPHHVAFGTVGLWSKEPLEDARHVDIDIGWKRALRATVQTPQGDVAVYVAHLPSVRVEFRSGFTAGQRDDAVRRLGREIADDPVGRVVLLGDLNGTMNDRALAPVTSQMRSTQGAAGDGMGFSWPASFPMARIDQIMVKDLDPVSSWSLPGTGSDHLPVAASVNLP; encoded by the coding sequence ATGGCACGGGCGTTCATGACGGAGGCCGAGCGGACCGACGGCGCGGGGCGCGGACGGTTTTGCCGCTCCTTCCGCGGGCCGTGGGGCGGGTCGTCGGGGGACCGCGGCGGCTGGAGCGCTCCCGGCATGTGGCGGCGCGGGGTGCTGCTCGCGGCCGTGGCCCTCGGCCTGACCGCCCTCCTGCTGCTGCACGCCCGGGTGCCCAACGTGATCGGCAACCTCGGCTCCCTGTGGGAGACGTTCCTGCCCTGGGGAGGCCTGCTGATCCCGGTGCTGCTCGTGTGCGCCGTGGTCCGGCGGTCCGCCACCGCTCTGGTCGCACTGCTGGCGCCCGTCGTGGCGTGGTGGAGTCTGTTCGGCGGGCTGGTAAGCGACAAGACCGGCTCCGGCGGCGAACTCACCGTCGTCACGCACAACGTGAGCGCCGCCAACCCCGATCCCGTCGCCGCCGCCGACCAGTTGGCGGCCTCCGGCGCCGACGTGCTCGCGCTACAGGAGATCGCCGGCGACCGCGTCCCGCTCTACGAACGCGAACTCGCCGACGCCTACCCGCACCACGTCGCCTTCGGCACCGTCGGCCTGTGGAGCAAGGAGCCGCTGGAGGACGCCCGGCACGTCGACATCGACATCGGCTGGAAGCGCGCCCTGCGCGCCACGGTGCAGACGCCGCAGGGGGATGTGGCCGTGTACGTCGCGCACCTTCCCTCCGTGCGGGTCGAGTTCCGCTCCGGCTTCACCGCCGGCCAGCGCGACGACGCCGTCCGGCGGCTCGGCAGGGAGATCGCCGACGACCCCGTCGGCCGCGTGGTGCTGCTCGGCGACCTCAACGGCACGATGAACGACCGCGCCCTGGCCCCCGTCACCTCGCAGATGCGGTCCACTCAGGGCGCGGCCGGCGACGGCATGGGCTTCTCCTGGCCGGCGAGCTTCCCGATGGCCCGCATCGACCAGATCATGGTCAAGGACCTCGACCCGGTGTCCTCCTGGTCGCTCCCGGGCACCGGAAGCGACCACCTCCCCGTCGCGGCATCCGTGAACCTGCCGTAG
- the panB gene encoding 3-methyl-2-oxobutanoate hydroxymethyltransferase, producing the protein MTPAQPAQPAQPETSAQSGPSSQNPRSLYGGTQNRRITVRDLAAAKDRGEKWPMLTAYDAMTASVFDDAGIPVLLVGDSMGNCHLGYETTVPVTMDEIAILSAAVVRGTRRALVIGDLPFGSYQEGPEQALRNATRLVKEAGVGAVKLEGGERSLRQTELLVSAGIPVMSHLGLTPQSVNAMGYRVQGRSDEDAHRLVRDAKAAQDAGAFAVVLELVPAELAAEVTRSLHIPTVGIGAGPDTDAQVLVWTDMAGLTPGRLPRFVKQYAQLRETLGGAAKAFAEDVTGGGFPQPEHSFS; encoded by the coding sequence ATGACGCCTGCCCAGCCGGCACAGCCTGCCCAGCCTGAAACCTCCGCCCAGTCGGGACCGTCCTCCCAGAACCCCAGGTCGCTCTACGGCGGCACGCAGAACCGCCGGATCACCGTCCGCGACCTGGCCGCTGCCAAGGACCGCGGCGAGAAGTGGCCGATGCTCACCGCCTACGACGCGATGACCGCCTCGGTCTTCGACGACGCGGGCATCCCCGTCCTGCTCGTCGGCGACTCGATGGGCAACTGCCACCTCGGATACGAGACGACCGTGCCCGTCACCATGGACGAGATCGCGATCCTCTCCGCCGCGGTCGTACGGGGCACCCGGCGCGCCCTGGTCATCGGCGACCTGCCGTTCGGTTCCTACCAGGAGGGCCCGGAGCAGGCCCTGCGCAACGCCACCCGGCTGGTCAAGGAGGCCGGCGTCGGCGCGGTGAAGCTGGAGGGCGGAGAACGCTCGCTGCGCCAGACCGAACTGCTCGTCTCCGCCGGCATCCCGGTCATGTCCCACCTGGGCCTGACGCCGCAGTCCGTGAACGCCATGGGCTACCGCGTGCAGGGCCGTTCCGACGAGGACGCGCACCGGCTGGTCCGGGACGCGAAGGCCGCGCAGGACGCGGGCGCGTTCGCGGTGGTGCTGGAGCTGGTGCCGGCCGAGCTGGCCGCGGAGGTCACCCGTTCGCTGCACATCCCCACGGTCGGCATCGGCGCCGGCCCGGACACCGACGCGCAGGTTCTGGTCTGGACGGACATGGCGGGCCTGACGCCGGGCAGGCTGCCGCGCTTCGTGAAGCAGTACGCGCAGCTGCGGGAGACGCTGGGCGGCGCCGCGAAGGCGTTCGCCGAGGACGTCACCGGCGGCGGGTTCCCGCAGCCGGAGCACAGCTTCTCCTGA
- a CDS encoding NAD+ synthase, with protein MHRLRIALNQIDSTVGDLEGNADAVLRWTRHSVEQGAHLVAFPEMMLTGYPVEDLALRSSFVEASRDALRTLARRLDGEGLGGVPVVVGYLDRSEQAQPRYGQPAGAPQNAGAVLHGGEVVLTYAKHHLPNYGVFDEFRYFVPGETLPVLRVHGVDVALAICEDLWQDGGRVPATRTAGAGLLLSINASPYEREKDDTRLELVRKRAQEAGCTIAYLATVGGQDELVFDGDSIVVDADGRVLARAPQFEEGCVVLDLELPAAGDVPAGTVDDGLRVEHRTLSAEPLPAAAPEVTGEEAPRMEDPEEVYTALVTGLRAYVRKNGFRSVLIGLSGGIDSALTAALACDALGAENVYGVAMPSRYSSAHSLSDAEDLARRTGLDLRTVPIAPMFDAYLATVELTGLAEENLQSRLRGTLLMGLSNQEGHIVLAPGNKSELAVGYSTLYGDSVGAYGPIKDVYKSTVFALARWRNRAAEAAGRTPPIPENSLSKPPSAELRPDQVDTDSLPDYEVLDGILALYVDQDRGRAEIIAQGFDEETVTRVLRMTDTAEYKRRQYPPGTKISAKGFGKDRRLPVTNRWRETGTTAS; from the coding sequence GTGCATCGACTTCGTATCGCGCTGAATCAGATCGACTCCACCGTCGGCGACCTCGAGGGGAACGCCGATGCCGTCCTGCGCTGGACGCGGCACTCCGTCGAGCAGGGGGCCCACCTGGTGGCGTTCCCCGAGATGATGCTGACCGGCTATCCGGTCGAGGACCTGGCGCTGCGGTCCTCGTTCGTCGAGGCCAGCCGGGACGCGCTGCGCACGCTGGCGCGGCGACTGGACGGCGAGGGCCTGGGCGGGGTGCCGGTCGTGGTCGGCTACCTCGACCGGAGCGAGCAGGCACAGCCCCGCTACGGACAGCCCGCGGGCGCTCCGCAGAACGCCGGCGCGGTCCTGCACGGCGGCGAGGTGGTGCTCACCTACGCCAAGCACCACCTGCCCAACTACGGCGTGTTCGACGAATTCCGGTACTTCGTGCCCGGCGAGACGCTGCCGGTGCTGCGAGTGCACGGCGTCGACGTCGCGCTGGCCATCTGCGAGGACCTGTGGCAGGACGGCGGCCGCGTCCCGGCGACCCGTACCGCCGGGGCCGGGCTGCTGCTGTCGATCAACGCCTCACCGTACGAGCGGGAGAAGGACGACACCCGCCTGGAACTGGTGCGCAAGCGGGCGCAGGAGGCCGGCTGCACCATTGCCTACCTCGCGACGGTCGGCGGGCAGGACGAACTGGTCTTCGACGGCGACTCCATCGTCGTCGACGCCGACGGCCGGGTCCTGGCGCGGGCACCGCAGTTCGAGGAGGGCTGCGTGGTGCTCGACCTGGAGCTGCCCGCGGCCGGGGACGTGCCTGCGGGGACGGTGGACGACGGGCTGCGCGTCGAGCACCGCACGCTGTCCGCTGAGCCGCTGCCGGCCGCCGCTCCGGAGGTCACCGGTGAGGAGGCCCCGCGCATGGAGGACCCGGAGGAGGTGTACACGGCGCTGGTCACCGGCCTGCGGGCGTACGTGCGGAAGAACGGCTTCCGCTCGGTGCTGATCGGCCTGTCCGGCGGCATCGACTCCGCTCTCACCGCCGCCCTCGCCTGCGACGCGCTCGGCGCGGAGAACGTGTACGGCGTGGCGATGCCGTCCCGCTACTCCTCGGCGCACTCGCTCTCGGACGCGGAGGACCTCGCCCGCCGCACCGGCCTCGACCTGCGCACGGTGCCCATCGCGCCGATGTTCGACGCCTACCTGGCGACGGTCGAGCTCACCGGGCTCGCGGAGGAGAACCTCCAGTCCCGGCTGCGCGGCACCCTGCTGATGGGGCTCTCCAACCAGGAGGGCCACATCGTGCTGGCGCCCGGCAACAAGTCCGAACTGGCCGTCGGCTACTCGACGTTGTACGGCGACTCGGTCGGCGCGTACGGGCCGATCAAGGACGTCTACAAGTCGACCGTGTTCGCGCTCGCCCGGTGGCGCAACCGGGCCGCCGAGGCCGCCGGACGGACGCCGCCGATCCCGGAGAACTCCCTCAGCAAGCCACCGAGCGCCGAACTGCGCCCCGACCAGGTGGACACGGACTCGCTGCCCGACTACGAGGTGCTGGACGGCATCCTCGCCCTGTACGTCGACCAGGACCGCGGCCGTGCGGAGATCATCGCGCAGGGCTTCGACGAGGAGACCGTGACCCGGGTGCTGCGCATGACGGACACCGCGGAGTACAAGCGCCGCCAGTACCCGCCCGGCACCAAGATCTCCGCCAAGGGGTTCGGCAAGGACCGCCGCCTCCCCGTCACCAACCGCTGGCGCGAGACCGGCACCACCGCGAGCTGA
- the glnA gene encoding type I glutamate--ammonia ligase gives MDKQQEFVLRTLEERDIRFVRLWFTDVLGFLKSVAVAPAELEQAFDEGIGFDGSAIEGFARVYESDMIAKPDPSTFQILPWRAEAPGTARMFCDILMPDGSASYADPRYVLKRTLARASDLGFTFYTHPEIEFFLLKDKPVDGRRPTPADSSGYFDHTPQHVGQDFRRQAITMLENMGISVEFSHHEGAPGQQEIDLRYADALSTADNIMTFRLVMKQVALEQGVQATFMPKPFSEYPGSGMHTHLSLFEGDRNAFYESGAPYQLSKVGRSFIAGLLRHADEISAVTNQWVNSYKRIWGGSQRTAGEGGESPSYICWGHNNRSALIRVPMYKPGKTGSTRIEVRSLDSGANPYLAYAVLLAAGLKGVEEGYDLPEGADDDVWALSDAERRAMGIEPLPQNLGEAIALMERSELVAECLGEHVFDFFLRNKKQEWEEYRSEVTAFELRKSLPVL, from the coding sequence ATGGACAAGCAGCAGGAATTCGTGCTCCGCACGCTCGAGGAGCGTGACATCCGGTTCGTCCGCCTCTGGTTCACGGACGTCCTCGGCTTCCTGAAATCCGTCGCGGTCGCGCCTGCGGAACTGGAGCAGGCCTTCGACGAGGGCATCGGCTTCGACGGCTCCGCCATCGAGGGCTTCGCCCGCGTCTACGAGTCCGACATGATCGCCAAACCGGACCCGAGCACGTTCCAGATCCTGCCGTGGCGCGCCGAGGCGCCCGGCACGGCCCGCATGTTCTGCGACATCCTCATGCCGGACGGCTCCGCCTCCTACGCCGACCCCCGCTACGTGCTGAAACGCACCCTGGCACGCGCCTCGGACCTGGGCTTCACCTTCTACACCCACCCCGAGATCGAGTTCTTCCTGCTCAAGGACAAGCCGGTGGACGGGCGCCGCCCCACCCCGGCCGACTCCTCCGGCTACTTCGACCACACCCCGCAGCACGTCGGGCAGGACTTCCGCCGCCAGGCCATCACCATGCTGGAGAACATGGGCATCTCGGTGGAGTTCTCCCACCACGAAGGCGCCCCCGGCCAGCAGGAGATCGACCTGCGGTACGCGGACGCCCTGTCCACGGCCGACAACATCATGACGTTCCGCCTGGTCATGAAGCAGGTCGCGCTGGAACAGGGCGTGCAGGCGACGTTCATGCCGAAGCCGTTCTCGGAGTATCCCGGCTCCGGCATGCACACCCACCTCTCCCTCTTCGAGGGGGATCGCAACGCGTTCTACGAGTCCGGCGCGCCGTACCAGCTCTCCAAGGTCGGGCGGTCCTTCATCGCCGGCCTCCTGCGGCACGCGGACGAGATCTCAGCCGTCACCAACCAGTGGGTCAACTCCTACAAGCGCATCTGGGGCGGCTCCCAGCGCACCGCGGGCGAGGGCGGCGAGTCCCCGTCGTACATCTGCTGGGGCCACAACAACCGCTCCGCGCTGATCCGCGTCCCGATGTACAAGCCCGGCAAGACCGGGTCCACCCGGATCGAGGTCCGCTCCCTGGACTCCGGCGCCAACCCCTACCTCGCCTACGCCGTGCTGCTGGCCGCCGGTCTCAAGGGCGTCGAGGAGGGCTACGACCTGCCGGAGGGGGCGGACGACGACGTGTGGGCGCTGTCCGACGCAGAACGGCGCGCGATGGGCATCGAGCCGCTGCCGCAGAACCTCGGAGAGGCGATCGCCCTGATGGAGCGCAGCGAGCTGGTCGCCGAATGTCTCGGGGAGCACGTCTTCGACTTCTTTCTCCGCAACAAGAAGCAGGAGTGGGAGGAGTACCGCTCCGAGGTCACCGCCTTCGAGCTCCGCAAGTCCCTCCCGGTGCTGTAA
- a CDS encoding aromatic acid exporter family protein — MSRESLRKLRTEVPRLRKNPDVVQTFRSTAAATLAFVVALLLTDSPAPLLAPLTALLVVQVTLYATLTSGVRRVNAVVAGVTIAVGFSNIVGLSWWSLALLIFASLAAGHVVRAHQFVPEVAISAMLVLGVTQHTDLALVRIVETLIGAGVGLLFNFLFVPPVWVEPAEDEILQLARRMWWLLRHVGDELGERTPVERISTQLHAARRLDHDVGLVDASLTRAEESLRFNPRVKEALLSRIVLRTGLDTLEICAVVVRTTSRTLTDLARERHDEPLFPPETVAAVQELLRHVGEAVYSFAVLVTSPVSSSAEEAEAQLQTELAACGAVRERVAQLLLARVQEHPRQWQLHGALLAEFDRVLDELAVEKRSLRLAEELDRAARERHDRRRSFALLPRLRRG, encoded by the coding sequence GTGTCCCGCGAGTCCCTGCGGAAGCTCCGCACCGAAGTGCCCCGGCTGCGCAAGAACCCGGACGTCGTGCAGACGTTCCGGTCCACCGCCGCGGCCACTCTCGCCTTCGTCGTCGCACTGCTGCTCACCGATTCCCCGGCACCGCTGCTGGCGCCGCTGACCGCGCTGCTGGTCGTGCAGGTGACGCTCTACGCCACGCTGACCAGCGGCGTCCGGCGAGTGAACGCCGTGGTGGCCGGGGTGACCATCGCGGTGGGATTCAGCAACATCGTGGGGCTGAGCTGGTGGAGCCTGGCGCTGCTGATCTTCGCCTCGCTGGCCGCGGGCCACGTGGTGCGCGCACACCAGTTCGTTCCCGAGGTCGCGATCAGCGCGATGCTGGTGCTCGGCGTGACCCAGCACACCGACCTGGCCCTGGTCCGCATCGTCGAGACGCTGATCGGCGCGGGCGTCGGCCTGCTGTTCAATTTCCTCTTCGTGCCGCCGGTGTGGGTCGAGCCGGCCGAGGACGAGATCCTCCAGCTGGCCCGCCGCATGTGGTGGCTGCTGCGGCACGTCGGCGACGAACTGGGCGAGCGTACGCCGGTGGAACGCATCAGCACCCAGCTCCACGCCGCCCGCCGCCTCGACCACGATGTGGGACTGGTGGACGCCTCCCTCACGCGGGCGGAGGAGAGCCTGCGGTTCAACCCGCGGGTGAAGGAGGCGCTGCTGTCGCGGATCGTGCTCCGCACCGGGCTGGACACCCTGGAGATCTGCGCCGTGGTCGTGCGCACGACGTCCCGCACGCTGACCGACCTGGCGCGGGAACGGCACGACGAGCCGCTGTTCCCGCCGGAGACGGTCGCGGCCGTCCAGGAGCTGCTGCGCCACGTCGGGGAGGCGGTGTACAGCTTCGCGGTGCTGGTCACCAGCCCCGTCAGCAGCAGCGCAGAGGAGGCCGAGGCGCAGCTGCAGACCGAGCTTGCCGCCTGCGGCGCCGTACGGGAGCGGGTGGCGCAGCTGCTGCTCGCCCGCGTCCAGGAACACCCGCGCCAGTGGCAGCTGCACGGCGCGCTGCTGGCCGAGTTCGACCGCGTCCTGGACGAACTGGCCGTGGAGAAGCGATCGTTGCGGCTCGCGGAGGAGCTGGACCGGGCGGCCCGGGAACGCCACGACCGTCGCCGCAGCTTCGCCCTGCTGCCGCGCCTCCGCCGCGGCTGA